From a region of the Streptomyces puniciscabiei genome:
- a CDS encoding pentapeptide repeat-containing protein, whose amino-acid sequence MALAALAVIVLLGVVLLVLPGLMVDRDLAGGHLTAADRLNAVNNVRTTLLQTVGGAVVLFGACATWRQLRVSQDGLSATREGNITDRFSRAVDQLGSDKLDVRIGGIYALWRLADHSDRDREAVVSIMAAYLRTHLPWPPRETAVPAAEVSINAVSPLETRAADAQTALTCLGVLYQERRPEWLNVSLTDLRRADCDGLWLHGVNFDGACLEAASVYQVNLSKASLIAANLRHTELGTSVLHQVRCLQADLRGARLVKADLTSADFSGADLREANLRKARAQGAVFAGADLRSADLRGCDLTGTDLREARLEGALASDLTIWPTGFDARTAGVVVTADPGIEPDNLLPAAALTRRVPLLRSESMPGPSASAN is encoded by the coding sequence GTGGCGCTGGCCGCGCTGGCCGTGATCGTGTTATTGGGCGTCGTGCTCCTGGTTCTTCCGGGGCTGATGGTCGACCGGGACCTCGCTGGTGGCCACCTCACTGCAGCGGACCGGTTGAACGCGGTGAACAACGTGCGCACCACGCTTCTGCAGACGGTCGGCGGTGCGGTCGTCCTGTTCGGCGCCTGTGCCACATGGCGGCAGCTGCGTGTCAGCCAAGACGGGCTGAGCGCAACCCGGGAGGGGAACATCACCGATCGCTTCAGCCGGGCCGTGGATCAGCTCGGCAGTGACAAGCTGGACGTGCGGATCGGGGGCATCTACGCACTGTGGCGGCTCGCGGATCACTCCGACCGCGACCGCGAGGCGGTCGTCTCCATCATGGCGGCGTATCTGCGGACGCACCTTCCCTGGCCGCCGCGGGAAACCGCGGTTCCGGCGGCGGAGGTGTCCATCAACGCGGTGTCCCCGTTGGAGACCCGCGCCGCGGACGCTCAGACGGCGCTGACCTGCCTCGGGGTCCTGTACCAGGAACGCCGTCCGGAGTGGCTCAACGTCAGTCTGACCGACCTGCGCCGAGCCGACTGTGACGGATTGTGGCTGCACGGAGTCAACTTCGACGGCGCATGCCTGGAAGCGGCGAGCGTCTACCAGGTCAACCTGAGCAAGGCGTCACTGATCGCCGCCAACCTGCGGCACACCGAACTCGGCACTTCCGTTCTCCACCAGGTCCGCTGTCTGCAAGCCGATCTGCGCGGCGCACGCCTGGTCAAAGCCGACCTGACGTCGGCGGACTTCTCCGGTGCGGACCTGCGGGAGGCGAACCTGCGCAAGGCCCGTGCCCAGGGTGCCGTGTTCGCCGGCGCGGACCTGCGGTCGGCCGACCTCCGGGGCTGCGACCTCACCGGCACCGACCTGCGCGAGGCGAGGCTGGAAGGCGCGCTGGCGAGCGACCTCACGATCTGGCCGACCGGCTTCGACGCTCGAACAGCCGGCGTCGTTGTCACGGCGGACCCTGGCATCGAACCGGACAATCTGCTTCCGGCCGCCGCGCTCACGAGGCGAGTGCCGCTGCTGCGATCGGAGTCGATGCCTGGTCCGTCAGCCTCGGCGAATTGA
- a CDS encoding SpoIIE family protein phosphatase produces MSAAEAPVTEGGEPVRGPVRPGGLLDVLGVASVVLDTSGRIVLWSPQAEELFGYSAREALGQYAARLMVHERHFELVGKLFADVMRTGQSWAGGFPVRHKDGTTRVVEFRNMRLLDDRGDVYALGLAADQSTVRRLEQDVALSERMVKQSPIGYAVLDTQLRFVSVNPALEKINGVPAAEHVGRTLREVLPMLNPESVEIDARRVLETGVPVIDNTMVGRTPADPDQDHTWAHSLYRLDDAMGNVLGVAVSVVDITEQHRASLEAEAARRRLAVIADASARIGTTLELDRTACELAEVAVPELADVAAVDLLDAVVEGRPSTLGPSEEAVIRALAVRPQDDTDAVRAADPPGRIARYGPDRLVTECVRTGEAVLVPRVKDEDLPRIARSPEAAELLSRAGLHSYLAVPLIARGEVLGALDLKRTRNPAPFDEDDVLLARELASRAAVQIDNARWYQNARNTALTLQRSLLPSSPPVTTGLEVASRYQPAGATSEVGGDWFDVIPLEGGKTALVVGDVMGSGLSAAATMGRLRTATTTLAALDLDPALLLEHLDKTTSALDHSIATCMYAVHDPHLRQCRIANAGHLPPARLRPGRPPELLDLPTGVPLGVGGVAFSTVTVDFEPGDELVLYTDGLVETRYHSLDERLDFLLSLLDDPARPLEDTCDILLRTLHHPANHDDVALLIARAQELP; encoded by the coding sequence ATGAGCGCAGCCGAGGCTCCGGTGACGGAGGGCGGCGAGCCGGTACGCGGTCCGGTGCGGCCGGGCGGGCTGCTCGACGTGCTCGGCGTGGCGTCGGTGGTGCTGGACACCAGCGGCCGCATCGTGCTGTGGAGCCCGCAGGCGGAGGAGCTGTTCGGCTACAGCGCGCGGGAGGCCCTCGGCCAGTACGCCGCCCGGCTCATGGTCCACGAGCGGCACTTCGAGCTGGTCGGCAAGCTCTTCGCCGATGTGATGCGCACCGGGCAGAGCTGGGCCGGCGGCTTCCCCGTCCGGCACAAGGACGGCACCACCCGCGTGGTCGAGTTCCGCAACATGCGGCTGCTGGACGACCGGGGTGATGTGTACGCGCTCGGCCTCGCCGCCGACCAGTCGACCGTACGGCGTCTGGAGCAGGACGTGGCGCTGTCCGAGCGGATGGTGAAGCAGTCACCGATCGGATACGCCGTCCTGGACACGCAGCTGCGGTTCGTCTCGGTCAACCCGGCCCTGGAGAAGATCAACGGGGTGCCGGCCGCCGAGCACGTCGGGCGGACGCTGCGCGAGGTGCTGCCCATGCTGAACCCCGAGTCGGTGGAGATCGACGCCCGGCGGGTGCTGGAGACCGGGGTCCCCGTCATCGACAACACCATGGTCGGCCGTACCCCCGCCGACCCGGACCAGGACCACACCTGGGCGCATTCTCTGTACCGGCTCGACGACGCCATGGGCAATGTGCTCGGCGTCGCGGTCTCGGTCGTCGACATCACCGAGCAGCACCGGGCCTCCCTGGAGGCGGAGGCCGCCCGGCGCCGCCTCGCGGTCATCGCCGACGCCTCCGCCCGGATCGGTACGACGCTGGAACTGGACCGCACCGCCTGCGAGCTGGCCGAGGTCGCGGTGCCGGAACTCGCCGACGTGGCCGCCGTCGATCTGCTGGACGCTGTGGTGGAGGGCCGGCCCAGCACGCTCGGCCCTTCGGAGGAGGCGGTGATCCGGGCCCTCGCGGTACGCCCGCAGGACGACACGGACGCCGTACGGGCCGCCGACCCGCCCGGCCGGATCGCCCGCTACGGACCCGACCGGCTGGTCACCGAGTGCGTGCGCACCGGCGAGGCGGTGCTGGTGCCGCGGGTGAAGGACGAGGACCTGCCGCGCATCGCCCGCTCCCCGGAGGCGGCCGAGCTGCTCAGCCGCGCGGGACTGCACTCGTATCTCGCCGTGCCGCTGATCGCGCGCGGCGAGGTGCTGGGCGCCCTGGACCTGAAACGGACCCGCAATCCGGCGCCGTTCGACGAGGACGACGTGCTGCTCGCCCGGGAGCTGGCCTCCCGCGCGGCCGTGCAGATCGACAACGCGCGCTGGTACCAGAACGCCCGCAACACCGCCCTCACCCTGCAGCGCAGTCTGCTGCCCAGCAGTCCGCCGGTGACCACCGGCCTGGAGGTGGCCTCCCGCTACCAGCCCGCCGGGGCCACCAGCGAGGTCGGCGGCGACTGGTTCGACGTCATCCCGCTGGAGGGCGGCAAGACCGCGCTCGTGGTGGGCGATGTGATGGGCAGCGGACTCAGCGCGGCAGCGACCATGGGCCGCCTGCGCACCGCGACCACCACGCTGGCCGCCCTGGACCTCGATCCGGCCCTGCTGCTGGAGCACCTGGACAAGACGACGTCGGCCCTGGACCACTCCATCGCGACCTGCATGTACGCCGTGCACGATCCGCATCTGCGGCAGTGCCGGATCGCCAACGCGGGCCATCTGCCGCCGGCCCGTCTCCGCCCGGGCCGGCCGCCGGAACTGCTCGACCTGCCGACCGGGGTGCCGCTGGGCGTGGGCGGCGTCGCGTTCTCCACCGTCACCGTCGACTTCGAGCCCGGTGACGAGCTGGTGCTCTACACCGACGGGCTGGTGGAGACCCGGTACCACTCCCTGGACGAACGCCTGGACTTCCTGCTCTCCCTGCTCGACGACCCCGCCCGCCCCCTGGAGGACACCTGCGACATCCTGCTGCGGACCCTCCACCACCCCGCCAACCACGACGACGTCGCCCTGCTCATCGCCCGGGCGCAGGAACTGCCCTAG
- a CDS encoding NADPH-dependent 2,4-dienoyl-CoA reductase — MSRYPHLMTPLDLGFTTLPNRVLMGSMHVGLEEAERGFERMAAFYAARARGGVGLIVTGGIAPNEEGRPYEGGAKLTTEEEAERHKAVTEAVHREGGRIAMQILHFGRYAYHQDLVAPSPLQAPISPFVPRELTDADVERTIDDYARAARLARQAGYDGVEIMGSEGYLINEFVAAQTNRRTDRWGGSYENRMRFPVEIVKRVREAVGEDFIVIYRLSMLDLVPGGSSLEEVIALGKAVEAAGATIINTGIGWHEARIPTIATSVPRGAYTWVTKKLMGEVSVPLVTTNRINTPEVAEELLAGGYADMVSMARPMLADPDFVNKAAAGTPEAINTCIGCNQACLDHTFSGQITSCLVNPRACHETELVLAPTRLKKRVAVVGAGPAGLACAVSAAERGHEVTLFDAAGEIGGQLNVARRVPGKQEFDETLRYFRHQLDAHGVDVRLETWVTAADLDGYDEVVVATGVTPRTPDIPGVDHPRVLGYLDVLRDGAPVGDRVAILGAGGIGFDVAEYLTDGGDKASEDPETYFRAWGVDMDYRAPGGLAAPQRPTPPRQVHLLQRKTTKVGAGLGKTTGWIHRTELKHRGVTMVPGVRYDRIDDAGLHITVGEQSTVLEVDTVVLCTGQEPRRDLYEELAAAGRSVHLIGGADVAAELDAKRAIKQGTELAAAL; from the coding sequence ATGAGCCGTTACCCGCACCTGATGACCCCGCTCGACCTGGGCTTCACCACCCTGCCCAACCGCGTGCTCATGGGCTCCATGCACGTCGGTCTGGAGGAGGCCGAGCGCGGCTTCGAGCGCATGGCGGCGTTCTACGCGGCCCGCGCCCGCGGCGGGGTGGGCCTCATCGTCACCGGCGGCATCGCGCCCAACGAGGAGGGCAGGCCGTACGAGGGCGGCGCCAAGCTCACCACCGAGGAGGAGGCCGAGCGGCACAAGGCCGTCACCGAGGCCGTGCACCGCGAGGGCGGCCGGATCGCGATGCAGATCCTGCACTTCGGGCGGTACGCCTACCATCAGGACCTCGTCGCCCCGAGCCCGCTGCAGGCGCCGATCAGTCCCTTCGTGCCGCGCGAGCTGACCGACGCCGACGTCGAGCGGACCATCGACGACTACGCCCGCGCCGCCCGCCTCGCCCGGCAGGCCGGCTACGACGGCGTGGAGATCATGGGCTCCGAGGGCTACCTCATCAACGAGTTCGTCGCCGCGCAGACCAACCGGCGCACCGACCGCTGGGGCGGCTCCTACGAGAACCGGATGCGCTTCCCCGTCGAGATCGTCAAGCGGGTCCGCGAGGCCGTCGGCGAGGACTTCATCGTCATCTACCGGCTCTCCATGCTCGACCTGGTCCCGGGCGGCTCCTCCCTGGAGGAGGTGATCGCCCTCGGCAAGGCGGTCGAGGCCGCCGGAGCGACGATCATCAACACCGGCATCGGCTGGCACGAGGCCCGCATCCCGACCATCGCCACCTCCGTGCCGCGCGGCGCCTACACCTGGGTCACCAAGAAGCTCATGGGCGAGGTGTCCGTGCCGCTGGTGACCACCAACCGCATCAACACCCCCGAAGTCGCCGAGGAGTTGCTGGCGGGCGGTTACGCCGACATGGTGTCGATGGCCCGCCCGATGCTCGCCGACCCCGACTTCGTCAACAAGGCCGCCGCCGGGACGCCCGAGGCCATCAACACCTGCATCGGCTGCAACCAGGCCTGCCTCGACCACACCTTCAGCGGGCAGATCACCTCCTGCCTGGTCAACCCGCGCGCCTGCCACGAGACCGAGCTGGTGCTCGCCCCGACCCGGCTGAAGAAGCGCGTCGCGGTCGTGGGCGCGGGTCCGGCCGGACTCGCCTGTGCGGTCTCCGCAGCCGAACGCGGCCACGAGGTCACGCTCTTCGACGCCGCGGGCGAGATCGGCGGCCAGCTCAACGTGGCCCGAAGGGTCCCCGGCAAGCAGGAGTTCGACGAGACGCTGCGCTACTTCCGCCACCAGCTCGACGCGCACGGTGTGGACGTACGCCTGGAGACCTGGGTCACCGCCGCCGACCTGGACGGCTACGACGAGGTCGTGGTCGCCACCGGTGTCACCCCGCGAACCCCGGACATCCCCGGCGTCGACCACCCCCGCGTCCTCGGCTACCTGGACGTGCTGCGCGACGGTGCTCCCGTCGGCGACCGGGTCGCCATCCTCGGCGCGGGCGGCATCGGCTTCGACGTCGCCGAGTACCTCACCGACGGCGGGGACAAGGCGAGCGAGGACCCTGAGACGTACTTCCGCGCCTGGGGGGTCGACATGGACTACCGGGCGCCGGGCGGTCTCGCCGCGCCGCAGCGGCCCACCCCGCCGCGCCAGGTCCACCTGCTCCAGCGCAAGACCACCAAGGTCGGCGCCGGCCTCGGCAAGACCACCGGCTGGATCCACCGCACCGAGCTCAAGCACCGTGGCGTGACCATGGTCCCGGGCGTCCGCTACGACCGCATCGACGACGCGGGCCTGCACATCACCGTCGGAGAGCAGAGCACGGTGCTGGAGGTCGACACGGTGGTCCTGTGCACCGGCCAGGAGCCGCGCCGCGACCTGTACGAGGAGCTGGCCGCCGCAGGGCGCAGCGTCCATCTGATCGGCGGCGCGGACGTCGCGGCCGAGCTGGACGCCAAGCGGGCCATCAAGCAGGGCACCGAGCTGGCGGCGGCGCTGTAG
- a CDS encoding PadR family transcriptional regulator, whose translation MSLPHAILTALLEKPSSGLELTRRFDKSIGYFWSATHQQIYRELGRLEAEGLIRALPTEAPARGQKKSYEVLPAGRAELARWTAAAQDPKPLRDTLLLRLRAAAVVGTAGLDADLRRHLELHRRQLAEYREIEQRDFPPDRDAPEDRLRHLVLRAGIDLETFWTQWLTHALAEFAELPAGD comes from the coding sequence ATGTCCCTCCCGCACGCGATCCTCACCGCCCTGCTGGAAAAGCCGTCGTCGGGCCTGGAGCTGACCCGCCGGTTCGACAAGTCGATCGGCTACTTCTGGTCCGCGACGCACCAGCAGATCTATCGCGAGCTGGGGAGGCTGGAGGCCGAGGGCCTCATCCGCGCCCTGCCGACAGAAGCGCCGGCCCGCGGGCAGAAGAAGAGCTACGAGGTCCTGCCCGCGGGCCGCGCCGAACTGGCCCGCTGGACCGCCGCTGCCCAGGACCCCAAGCCGCTGCGGGACACGCTCCTGCTGCGGCTGCGGGCCGCGGCGGTGGTCGGCACGGCGGGCCTGGACGCGGACCTGCGCCGCCATCTCGAGCTGCACCGACGGCAGTTGGCCGAGTACCGGGAGATCGAACAGCGCGACTTCCCGCCGGACCGGGACGCCCCCGAGGACCGGCTGCGCCATCTCGTGCTGCGGGCCGGCATCGACCTGGAGACCTTCTGGACCCAGTGGCTCACCCACGCCCTGGCGGAGTTCGCCGAACTGCCCGCGGGCGACTGA
- a CDS encoding fibronectin type III domain-containing protein — MRRVPWPLVPVCGVLLLVASCGWGRAGEADEGRAPGAPTGVTAQAGSATSVHVMWNAVPDSSGVRTYEVYRGSTKVEDVPGSLHMVDVTRLRPSTTYAFTVRARDTEGRLGPPSRPVRARTPARTAADRAAPTRPEHPAGRVLGAREVQLSWGASRDDRGVVSYDVYQGGAKIHSVGGNQTAAVVTGLRPGTGYVFTVRSRDAADNLSPASTSVRLTTPGTDDGRNTAPTAFGARTHRAGGAYYLDLSWDPPRVDGVVTEYQVRLDGTAATSLMWGGTPPRGPASYSFYIGRTAGEEHRVALRARLPDGTWGGWSPERTVTTGG, encoded by the coding sequence GTGCGACGCGTTCCGTGGCCGCTCGTGCCGGTCTGCGGGGTCCTGCTGCTGGTCGCGTCCTGCGGCTGGGGCCGGGCCGGCGAAGCCGACGAAGGCCGGGCACCCGGTGCTCCGACGGGGGTGACCGCGCAGGCGGGAAGCGCCACGAGCGTGCACGTGATGTGGAACGCGGTGCCGGACAGCTCCGGTGTCCGCACCTACGAGGTGTATCGCGGCAGCACGAAGGTGGAGGACGTGCCGGGTTCACTGCACATGGTGGACGTCACCAGGCTCAGGCCGTCCACCACGTATGCCTTCACCGTGCGGGCCCGGGACACCGAGGGGCGGCTCGGTCCGCCGAGCCGCCCGGTGCGGGCCCGGACACCGGCCAGGACGGCGGCGGACCGTGCTGCGCCCACCCGGCCGGAGCATCCCGCCGGGCGGGTGCTCGGCGCCCGGGAGGTCCAGCTGTCCTGGGGCGCGTCCAGGGACGACCGGGGTGTGGTGTCGTACGACGTGTACCAGGGCGGCGCGAAGATCCACAGTGTCGGCGGGAACCAGACCGCGGCCGTGGTCACCGGACTGCGTCCCGGCACCGGTTACGTCTTCACGGTGCGGTCCCGCGACGCCGCCGACAACCTCTCCCCCGCGAGCACCTCGGTCCGCCTCACGACCCCGGGCACCGACGACGGGCGGAACACCGCGCCCACCGCCTTCGGCGCGCGGACCCATCGGGCCGGCGGGGCGTACTACCTCGACCTGTCCTGGGACCCGCCGCGCGTGGACGGGGTGGTCACCGAGTACCAGGTCCGTCTCGACGGCACCGCGGCGACCTCCCTGATGTGGGGCGGCACTCCCCCGCGCGGACCGGCGAGCTACAGCTTCTACATCGGCCGGACAGCCGGAGAGGAACACCGGGTGGCGCTGCGGGCGCGGCTCCCGGACGGCACCTGGGGCGGCTGGTCGCCGGAGCGGACGGTGACGACGGGCGGCTGA
- a CDS encoding glycoside hydrolase family 75 protein: MRVPSLTPAVAGVALLAPAALHAPAVLPAPAADGPPRERPVAHSEGAVAATDLLDRLGTCHQISRGRYRTDAGRPATVPVCGTRDAVYWKADLDVDCDGRSTARCNRHTDPQFSTMTAYEQSDGRHLNAARLPYIVVPAPSRIWNPRKYGVRGGSVAAVVYRGRVRYAVVGDIGPRDVIGEASYATARGLGIRADPSGGGAPSGVTYIVFRNSRVHPIENHAAAVSAGTRLARLFLANR, encoded by the coding sequence GTGCGTGTCCCGTCGCTGACGCCGGCCGTGGCCGGCGTCGCCCTGCTCGCCCCGGCCGCGCTGCATGCCCCGGCCGTGCTGCCCGCCCCGGCAGCCGACGGCCCGCCCCGGGAAAGGCCCGTGGCCCACAGCGAGGGCGCGGTGGCCGCCACCGACCTGTTGGACCGGCTGGGCACCTGCCACCAGATCTCCCGCGGCCGGTACCGCACCGACGCCGGCCGTCCCGCGACCGTGCCCGTCTGCGGCACCCGGGACGCCGTCTACTGGAAGGCCGACCTGGACGTCGACTGCGACGGACGGTCCACCGCACGCTGCAACCGCCACACCGACCCGCAGTTCTCCACCATGACCGCCTACGAGCAGTCCGACGGCCGCCATCTGAACGCGGCGAGGCTGCCCTACATCGTCGTCCCGGCCCCCAGCCGCATCTGGAACCCCCGGAAGTACGGCGTACGGGGCGGCTCGGTCGCCGCCGTGGTCTACCGGGGCCGGGTGCGGTACGCCGTGGTCGGTGACATCGGTCCCCGCGACGTCATCGGCGAGGCCTCCTACGCCACTGCCCGGGGCCTGGGCATCCGGGCCGACCCGAGCGGCGGCGGGGCGCCCTCCGGGGTCACCTACATCGTGTTCAGGAACTCCCGAGTGCACCCCATCGAGAACCACGCGGCGGCCGTGTCCGCGGGTACGCGGCTGGCCAGGCTGTTCCTCGCGAACAGGTGA
- a CDS encoding PTS-dependent dihydroxyacetone kinase phosphotransferase subunit DhaM translates to MSDEKVVGIVLVSHSAEVAASVAELAKGLAGGAPAVPVAPAGGTEGGGLGTSAELIRAAAASVDRGAGVAVLTDLGSAVLTVKALIAEGGELPDGTRLLDAPFVEGAVAAVVTAATGAGLDAVEAAATEAYGYRKV, encoded by the coding sequence GTGAGCGACGAGAAGGTGGTCGGGATCGTGCTGGTGTCGCACAGCGCGGAAGTGGCCGCCTCGGTCGCCGAGTTGGCGAAGGGCCTGGCGGGCGGGGCCCCGGCGGTGCCCGTGGCCCCGGCGGGCGGCACCGAGGGCGGCGGGCTGGGCACCAGCGCCGAACTGATCCGCGCCGCGGCGGCCTCGGTGGACCGGGGCGCCGGGGTGGCGGTGCTCACCGATCTCGGCAGTGCCGTGCTGACCGTGAAGGCGCTGATCGCCGAGGGTGGCGAACTGCCGGACGGCACCCGGCTGCTGGACGCGCCATTCGTCGAGGGGGCGGTGGCGGCCGTCGTCACCGCCGCCACCGGGGCCGGCCTGGACGCGGTGGAGGCCGCGGCGACGGAGGCGTACGGCTACCGCAAGGTGTGA
- the dhaL gene encoding dihydroxyacetone kinase subunit DhaL, which yields MLDADFFRRWMAAAAASVDREAERLTALDSAIGDADHGSNMQRGFTAVRAALEKEATDTPGAVLVLAGRQLISTVGGAAGPLYGTLLRRTGKALGDAAEVGEEQLAEALRAGVDGVMALGGAAPGDKTMIDALVPAVDALADGFAAARAAAEEGAVATTPLQARKGRASYLGERSIGHQDPGATSSALLVAALEEAAEGGR from the coding sequence GTGCTCGACGCCGACTTCTTCCGCCGTTGGATGGCGGCCGCCGCCGCGTCCGTCGACCGTGAGGCGGAGCGGCTCACCGCCCTCGACTCGGCCATCGGCGACGCCGACCACGGCAGCAATATGCAGCGTGGCTTCACCGCCGTCCGGGCCGCCCTGGAGAAGGAGGCGACGGACACCCCGGGCGCCGTTCTGGTGCTCGCCGGGCGGCAGCTCATCTCCACGGTCGGCGGCGCGGCCGGGCCGCTGTACGGCACGCTGCTCCGCCGGACCGGCAAGGCCCTCGGCGACGCCGCCGAGGTCGGCGAGGAGCAGCTGGCCGAGGCGCTGCGCGCGGGTGTGGACGGGGTGATGGCGCTGGGCGGGGCGGCCCCCGGCGACAAGACCATGATCGACGCCCTGGTCCCGGCCGTGGACGCGCTCGCTGACGGCTTCGCCGCCGCGCGGGCCGCCGCCGAGGAGGGCGCGGTGGCCACCACCCCGCTGCAGGCCCGCAAGGGCCGGGCGAGCTATCTCGGTGAGCGCAGCATCGGCCACCAGGACCCGGGGGCGACCTCGTCGGCCCTGCTCGTCGCCGCCCTGGAAGAGGCGGCGGAGGGCGGACGGTGA
- the dhaK gene encoding dihydroxyacetone kinase subunit DhaK has translation MKMLINVPETVVADALRGLAAAYPDLTVDVENRVIVRRDAPVAGQVALVSGGGSGHEPLHGGFVGPGMLAAACPGEVFTSPVPDQMVRAAAAVDSGAGVLFVVKNYTGDVLNFDMAAELAEDEGIQVAKVLVNDDVAVTDSLYTAGRRGTGATLFVEKIAGAAAAEGQPLERVESIGRQVNENSRSFGVALSACTTPAKGSPTFELPDGELELGIGIHGEPGRERRPMMTSGEIADFAVNAILEDMPPHSPVLVLVNGMGATPLLELYGFNAEVQRVLRERGVAVARTLVGNYVTSLDMAGASVTLCQADEELLRLWDAPVKTPALRWGM, from the coding sequence ATGAAGATGCTGATCAACGTCCCGGAAACCGTCGTGGCGGACGCGCTGCGTGGGTTGGCGGCCGCGTACCCCGATCTGACCGTCGACGTGGAGAACCGGGTGATCGTCCGCCGGGACGCTCCGGTGGCGGGGCAGGTCGCGCTGGTGTCCGGGGGCGGGTCGGGGCACGAGCCGTTGCACGGCGGGTTCGTGGGCCCGGGCATGCTCGCCGCCGCCTGTCCCGGAGAGGTGTTCACCTCCCCGGTGCCGGACCAGATGGTGCGTGCGGCGGCGGCCGTGGACAGCGGTGCCGGTGTGCTGTTCGTCGTGAAGAACTACACCGGTGACGTGCTCAACTTCGACATGGCGGCCGAACTGGCCGAGGACGAGGGCATTCAGGTCGCCAAGGTGCTGGTCAACGATGATGTGGCGGTGACCGACAGCCTGTACACGGCCGGGCGGCGCGGCACCGGTGCGACGCTGTTCGTGGAGAAGATCGCGGGTGCCGCCGCGGCCGAGGGGCAGCCGCTGGAGCGGGTCGAGTCCATCGGGCGTCAGGTGAACGAGAACTCCCGCAGTTTCGGTGTCGCGCTCAGCGCCTGCACGACCCCGGCCAAGGGCAGCCCCACCTTCGAACTGCCCGACGGTGAGCTGGAGTTGGGCATCGGCATCCACGGCGAACCGGGCCGGGAGCGGCGGCCGATGATGACCTCGGGGGAGATCGCCGACTTCGCGGTGAACGCGATCCTGGAGGACATGCCACCGCACAGCCCCGTGCTGGTGCTGGTCAACGGCATGGGCGCGACCCCGCTGCTGGAGCTGTACGGCTTCAACGCCGAGGTGCAGCGGGTGCTGCGCGAGCGCGGGGTCGCCGTGGCCCGTACGCTCGTCGGCAACTACGTCACCTCCCTGGACATGGCGGGCGCGTCGGTGACGCTCTGCCAGGCCGACGAGGAGCTGCTGCGGTTGTGGGACGCTCCGGTGAAGACTCCCGCGCTGCGGTGGGGGATGTGA
- a CDS encoding DUF3040 domain-containing protein, which translates to MDDWETWEMHDEVRLSPRERIALLQIEARLRQDRGFARRMGDLRREVWLPVAVLLLGIASAFAAVMGVRTSDPAVLGCFALLWPLTLFQAFRLLRRAIHHRARARSGTGEGVRPWL; encoded by the coding sequence GTGGACGACTGGGAGACATGGGAGATGCACGACGAGGTACGGCTGTCGCCACGCGAACGCATCGCGCTGCTGCAGATCGAGGCCCGCCTCAGGCAGGACCGCGGGTTCGCGCGCCGCATGGGCGACCTGCGCCGAGAGGTGTGGCTACCGGTGGCGGTACTGCTGCTGGGCATCGCCTCGGCGTTCGCGGCCGTCATGGGTGTGCGCACTTCGGACCCCGCAGTGCTCGGGTGCTTCGCGCTGCTCTGGCCACTGACCCTCTTCCAGGCGTTCCGCCTCCTACGCCGAGCGATCCACCACCGCGCCCGCGCCCGCTCCGGGACCGGGGAGGGTGTGCGTCCGTGGCTGTGA
- a CDS encoding hemerythrin domain-containing protein, which yields MGHGGNVIQELTTDHREVEEIFGRIEALPPGSKDRKDLADQATIELVRHSVAEESYLYPAVREHVTGGDAMADKELEDHAKAEQIMKDMEGMQADDPQFDRLMAQLMSEIRSHVMDEEQNLFPQLEAACPADALMDLGDKVRRAKKMAPTRPHPSAPDTPPANKLLAPGAGLVDRMRDALSGRGKKS from the coding sequence ATGGGTCACGGCGGAAACGTCATCCAGGAGCTGACGACCGATCACCGTGAGGTCGAGGAGATCTTCGGGCGTATCGAGGCGCTGCCGCCCGGCTCAAAGGACCGCAAGGACCTCGCCGACCAGGCGACGATCGAGCTGGTACGGCACTCGGTCGCGGAGGAGTCCTATCTGTACCCGGCGGTGCGCGAGCATGTCACGGGTGGGGACGCGATGGCCGACAAGGAGCTCGAGGACCACGCCAAGGCCGAGCAGATCATGAAGGACATGGAGGGCATGCAGGCGGACGATCCGCAGTTCGACAGGCTCATGGCACAGCTGATGAGCGAGATCCGCTCCCATGTGATGGACGAGGAGCAGAACCTCTTCCCCCAGCTGGAGGCCGCCTGCCCGGCGGACGCGCTGATGGACCTCGGCGACAAGGTGCGCCGTGCGAAGAAGATGGCCCCCACCCGTCCGCACCCCTCGGCACCGGACACGCCCCCGGCCAACAAGCTGCTGGCCCCAGGCGCCGGCCTGGTCGACCGCATGCGCGACGCGCTGTCGGGCCGGGGGAAGAAGAGCTGA